The Chelonoidis abingdonii isolate Lonesome George chromosome 9, CheloAbing_2.0, whole genome shotgun sequence genome has a segment encoding these proteins:
- the CKMT1B gene encoding creatine kinase U-type, mitochondrial codes for MAGTFARVLCARKSAGLLAVVGAGSLATGFLLTRDAVSAGERQRRCYPPSAEYPDLRKHNNCMASNLTPAIYAQLCDKTTPNSWTLDQCIQTGVDNPGHPFIKTVGMVAGDEESYEVFADLFDPVIQERHNGYNPRTMKHPTDLDASKIKSGYFDERYVLSSRVRTGRSIRGLSLPPACTRAERREVEKVTVDALSGLTGDLAGRYYRLSEMTEKEQQQLIDDHFLFDKPVSPLLTASGMARDWPDARGIWHNNEKTFLIWINEEDHTRLISMEKGGNMKRVFERFCKGLKEVERLIQERGWEFMWNERLGYILTCPSNLGTGLRAGVHIKLPLLSKDTRFTKILENLRLQKRGTGGVDTATTGSTFDISNLDRLGKSEVELVQLVIDGVNYLIDCERRLERGQDIRIPSPVPQFRH; via the exons ATGGCTGGCACGTTCGCCCGCGTCCTGTGCGCTCGCAAATCCGCCGGCCTCCTGGCCGTAGTGGGAGCCGGGTCTCTGGCCACTGGATTCCTGCTCACCCGGGACGCGGTCAGCGCTGGCGAGAGGCAGCGGCGCTGCTACCCGCCAAG CGCCGAATATCCAGATCTCCGGAAACACAATAACTGCATGGCAAGTAACCTGACCCCAGCCATCTACGCCCAGCTCTGCgataaaaccacccccaacagCTGGACCCTGGACCAGTGCATCCAGACAGGGGTGGACAACCCTGGGCACCCCTTCATTAAGACTGTGGGCATGGTAGCAGGTGACGAAGAATCCTATGAG GTGTTCGCAGAcctgtttgaccctgtgattcagGAGAGACACAATGGTTACAACCCACGGACCATGAAACACCCCACGGACCTGGATGCCAGTAAG ATTAAATCCGGCTACTTCGACGAGCGCTACGTGCTCTCATCACGTGTCCGGACAGGGCGTAGTATCCGCGGGCTCAgcctgccccctgcctgcacccgcGCTGAGAGGAGAGAGGTGGAGAAGGTGACCGTGGATGCCCTGAGCGGCCTGACAGGAGACCTGGCTGGCCGGTACTATCGCCTCAGCGAGATGAcggagaaggagcagcagcagctcattgat GATCACTTCCTCTTTGACAAGCCCGTCTCCCCCTTACTGACAGCATCAGGAATGGCCCGGGACTGGCCCGACGCCCGAGGAATCTG GCACAATAATGAGAAGACCTTCCTGATCTGGATCAATGAGGAGGATCACACCCGCCTCATCTCCATGGAGAAGGGTGGCAACATGAAGCGGGTCTTTGAGAGGTTCTGCAAGGGCCTGAAGGAG GTGGAGAGACTAATCCAGGAGCGAGGCTGGGAGTTCATGTGGAATGAGAGGCTGGGCTACATCCTGACATGTCCGTCCAACCTGGGCACCGGGCTGCGCGCAGGGGTCCACATCAAACTGCCGCTGCTGAGCAAG GACACCCGATTCACCAAGATCCTGGAGAACTTGCGGCTGCAGAAGCGCGGGACAGGCGGGGTGGACACAGCCACCACCGGCAGCACCTTTGACATCTCCAATCTGGATCGTTTGGGAAAATCTGAG